In Leptospira levettii, the genomic window GATTCCCCTAACGGGCTATTTTTCGTATGCAAATGGGAAAAAGAAAGTTTGCCACAGGTATTACAAGGAATGGTTTCCACAGATTTCCTATCGGCTTTTTTGCGAAAAAAAGGAAGTGATTAGAAACCGACTTATATGAATAAAAAATGCAAAAAAACAAAGAACAAGGATGATACTGGAGGAAGTGGGAAAATATATCATTTCTCCGTTCCTTTCCAAACCAATAAGGGATACCATAAATCCTAAATATGTCGAAGTAATTGAAAACAAAACACATACAACAGTTAAAATTTTTAAAGAACGAATGATGGGAAGTAAAGCAAATACAGGGAGTAAAAGATGAGCAATGCTGTAAAAGGTTCCAAGTAAATTAACCGCAACTGTTAGAGAGGCAGCAAGGATGATATAAAACAATAGATCAAACGGAAGTGGGTTCCCTACTTGGATTTTGTATTCGTCTCGATCAAAACTAATAAACAAAAACCTACGAAAAAAACTCAAATATAAGATAAAAAAGAAAATGGCAACATAAATGCCCCAAGAATCAGCTCTGACTTGTGAAGTTAAAATATCTCCAAAAAAAGCTGCCATTAAATGATTTTGAACGTTTCCACCGAGCGCCAACATAAACTGCGATGCTGCCGAAAAGAAAACAAATAAAATACCAAGGATCACTTCTTCCTTCATCCCAGGAAGTTTTCGCACATACAATAATGGAAATACTAAGATACAAGAGAATAGGATGGGAAAAATTTCACCAGGCCATTCCATAAATAAAGACAAAGCCACTGAAAACGTAACCGCTTGGGATAGGGTCACACCAAAAAATGTCATTCCCCTTAAAACTATCAGGATTCCGATGACAGACAATAAGGCACCAACAAGGCTACCTACTAAAATTTGAGGTAAAAATAAATTCCAACTGGAAAGGAGACTAGTCATGGTGGTGGCAATTGGGAGGCCTTTCTCCTTTTGTGATGTTAAATAATTTCCCTTCATCAATTTCCAAAACTTCATCAAACCCAAATCCCCAATCGTGTTCTAGGCTATGGGTGATGAAAAACAAAGTCCGATTTCCTTGTTTTAAATATTCTGATAAAACGGATTGGAAAAGTTCCCGAGCGTTATGGTCTAAGGAATCCATTGGCTCATCTAAAAATATCAAATTCGCTTTTGTCAGTAAGGATCGTAAAATCAGTACTTTTTGAAGTTGCCCACCACTACATAATGAAATTTGTTTATTTAAATAGGAACTAACACCCGTTCTTTCAATGAGTTCCCTATCCTCTTCTGAAAATTTAGATTTAGGCAAAAAACTAAGTCCAATATTTTTGGGCATGAGTAAAACATCTTCCACTCTAAGAGGGAAATCCAATGCCATCTTTTTCGCTTGAGGAACATAGGAAGTGGTAATTGATTTAGAGAAAGTGATGGTTCCCGCAAGTGGAGGGAGTAAGTCAGTGAGTGTTCGGAACAATGTTGTTTTTCCGGCACCATTTCCACCTACGAGGGCATATGTTTTATTGGATTCAATGTGTAAGTGAATGTCTGAGACAACAGGAAACTCTTTCCTATAGCCAACAGACAAGTGGTCTGCATGGATAAAGGTGGTTTGGACCTTAGGATTATTTTGTTTTGTCGCTTGCATCGCGTATCTTTTGTAAACTCAAACGTAAGGTCTCTTCATAACTAGTTGTGTCTAGTGCACCCACGGAAACAGGGAGTGTGACCACAACCGATCCCGGCACCTTGGACGATACGTACTCAGCATATTTTGGATTATGATAGGGACCGATCAAGATAATTTTTATCTTTTCTGCGATCATATAACTGATGACTTGGTCCATATAACGAACAGAAGGTGGAACTCCAGGACGTTCTTCTATGGTAAGATTGGCATTAAATTTAAACCGAGATGCCAAATACACAAATTGATCATGGAACACGGCTACTTTTAAGCCAAAATAGGGTTCCATTTTTTTCATCTCTTCTTTTGTCACTTGGATGAGACGTTTTTTAAATGAATTAAAATTATTCTCATAGTATTCCCCGTTGAGTGGATCCACTCTTGTGAGGGCATTTTTGATGTTTTGTGCCATTTGGATGGCATTGATAGGGTCATTCCAATAATGAGGGTTTCCATAAATGTGCATGTCTCCCATAGACCGATCCATCATCACTGTTGGTTCCCCAAGGATTTTGACTCCAAATGATGTGTCACAATACCCAGGTTGGCCTTTTTGGATTTTCATATTCCTAGATTGTTGTTGGAGATAAGGGATCCAACCAATCTCTAAATCCAGTCCCACAACACATAAAACATCTGCTTCACTGAGTTTGACCAAAAAATCAGGACGAGTCATCACAAAATGCGGATCATCCACACCACGGATCATTCCATACACATCGGCTCTATCACCTGCCACCTGTTCAGCGATATACTTGATATCAGAGATACTGGCAACAAGTGATACCTTTCCGAATACAGGTGAGGTAAACAGAAAAACGAAAAAAAGGATTAGAATAAGGAAGATATGATTTTTCTTCGAATGTTTATGATGGTAAAATGAAGATTCAAATTGAGGCATGATTTCCTGTTTCCTTAATAACTATGTGCTGGATGAGAACCTAAAATGGCGACTGCTTGTACATAAAATCTCCACTCGCGTTGTTCCTGGAATTCTTGTTTGGAAAAATCCTGGATGTATCGCCTTTCGATTGAACCACGAATCCTTCCAAATTCTGAACTATGAAAGGTGATTTGAGTCGAATGGGCTTCTATTGCATTGTCTGCTAGTTTTCCATTTTTGTCGACAAGTGATTTATCAGTAAAATAATCATAGCGATACCCAAGTGACCACAATTGGTGGAATTTATAATCCACAAAAAAGTAATAACCCCATTGGTCTCTGGATGCGGCTTTTGATTTTTGGAAAGTGCTTGGGTCCATTTGTTCTGGGAAAATTTCTTGTTGGTACCACCCTTCGGACATGATCATAAGTTCCCTAAGATTGGAACGATTCCATCTTAATACTGCATCCATTCCATACAAATACCGTTGGTTTTTTCTGTCTGTTGTTGGTTCATACCGAACTCCAGAAAATCCAAATTGGGTTCCCCAGTTATTTCCAAAATAATAAAAATGTTTTAGGTGGGCATAACCCATAGGGTTATTTTTTTGTTGGCCTTCCGTATGGGCGTGACCCCATTTTCTTCCATTTGTTGCACCTAACACTAATTCTTGGGTAATCCATTTCCATGGTAATAAAATACTAAACTCTGCTCCTGTATCCATCGCAGACTCAAAACCTATGAATTTTTCGTGTACAATTGGATTCATCGTAAAAGGTCTATCGTGAAGGTGGATTCGATTTAACCTTCCAATATCGAGAAACATCTGTCCAACTTTGAGTGAAGTATTAAATGGCAAAAATGGGAACAAAACATTCGCTTCATGGACTTCAAAATAGTATTTACCATCTTCGCCATGTGCCGCCCCTAAAAAATTGGCTCGCATCCATTGGTCAACCGCTGCCGTAAATCCAAACTCAGCAGAACGAACATCCATTTTATTATCGATACGTTCCCCTGTTCCCCTTGGTTTGTTTCGATCCCATGCACCAACAATGTCTATAGCGGCTGAAACATCCATCATCAAGTTTTGTGCAGAACGATTGATTTGGTTGGGCTGTTGTACGTTGGATGTGACTCCACGACTTCCTTCTGTACTTTTACTTCTTGTT contains:
- a CDS encoding metal ABC transporter permease — encoded protein: MTSLLSSWNLFLPQILVGSLVGALLSVIGILIVLRGMTFFGVTLSQAVTFSVALSLFMEWPGEIFPILFSCILVFPLLYVRKLPGMKEEVILGILFVFFSAASQFMLALGGNVQNHLMAAFFGDILTSQVRADSWGIYVAIFFFILYLSFFRRFLFISFDRDEYKIQVGNPLPFDLLFYIILAASLTVAVNLLGTFYSIAHLLLPVFALLPIIRSLKILTVVCVLFSITSTYLGFMVSLIGLERNGEMIYFPTSSSIILVLCFFAFFIHISRFLITSFFSQKSR
- a CDS encoding metal ABC transporter substrate-binding protein is translated as MPQFESSFYHHKHSKKNHIFLILILFFVFLFTSPVFGKVSLVASISDIKYIAEQVAGDRADVYGMIRGVDDPHFVMTRPDFLVKLSEADVLCVVGLDLEIGWIPYLQQQSRNMKIQKGQPGYCDTSFGVKILGEPTVMMDRSMGDMHIYGNPHYWNDPINAIQMAQNIKNALTRVDPLNGEYYENNFNSFKKRLIQVTKEEMKKMEPYFGLKVAVFHDQFVYLASRFKFNANLTIEERPGVPPSVRYMDQVISYMIAEKIKIILIGPYHNPKYAEYVSSKVPGSVVVTLPVSVGALDTTSYEETLRLSLQKIRDASDKTK
- a CDS encoding metal ABC transporter ATP-binding protein yields the protein MQATKQNNPKVQTTFIHADHLSVGYRKEFPVVSDIHLHIESNKTYALVGGNGAGKTTLFRTLTDLLPPLAGTITFSKSITTSYVPQAKKMALDFPLRVEDVLLMPKNIGLSFLPKSKFSEEDRELIERTGVSSYLNKQISLCSGGQLQKVLILRSLLTKANLIFLDEPMDSLDHNARELFQSVLSEYLKQGNRTLFFITHSLEHDWGFGFDEVLEIDEGKLFNITKGERPPNCHHHD